The DNA region ACATGCTTTTGACAAATCGAATAAAGAATTATAAATATATTTTTGTGTATGATGATTCTAAAAAGACAGCAACTTCGTCTAACAATGTATCTACACTGAGGGCTTTGCCCTTGTTTCGCGAGAAGTGGAATCAGAGCGACGGCCTTAGCGAACAACCCCACGAGGTAAACTCCGTAGGACCCAGCGCATTCGCGCCTTAAGCCTATCGGGTTGTAGATACAAGAACGTAAGATGACAGTACGAAGAGAGTACTGCCAAAAGTAAGATACTCTTATTATTTTTTATTACGATAGTGTTTTCATCTTGTCAGAATATTAGTCAATCAACTACCGTGAACAGCGAAACTAAATCAATAAAGAATTCTGAACTGCCTTCCGATGTGGTGAGTACAGGTAATGAAACAGAATCAAAAGAAATATCTGAAGGTCGATCAGATCCTGCTAACAATGAATTGTTATCCATGAGCATTGGGAACTATGAATTGACTGGGGAATTTTATGATGAAATGCTTCGAAATCCTATAGATCATGATTATGAAGTGGAATTTAATGAATTTCAAAATTCCAAAGAGATTACAACATTGGGATGGGGGGCGTTAGAAAGCAAATATGCAGAGACTTGGGAAAAAGAGTTGAATCAAATATATAAGAAGCTTCTTTCTAAGTTGGATAAAGAACCAAGAAAAGCACTAATAGAATCGCAAAAAGAATGGTTACAGTATCACTTAAGGGAAACAAAATTTGTAGAGAAGACATTTATTAATAATGGTAATCTTGGATCACAAGGATCGGTAAGCCTAGGCAAGGTTATACGGGAGAGAATTAGGGAAAGAACAATGCAATTATTTGAATATCGATATTTGCTAGATGGTGAAGTTGAGTTTTTATACCAAAGTGGAAAATGGAGTTGGAATCTTGATAAAGGTTTTTAGGTTATCGGTAATCAGCGCAACGATAATATGAATAACCCAACTGTGGTTTTATTATTGGAGGATAACAGTCATGTCTCAAGTCATACTAAAAAAGATTACTTCTGAGAACTGGAGAGGCGGACAACCCTGCACCGGCTAAGATAGGAGCTATCTAAGCGGTGAGGGTTCGGGAATGCAGAGGCGTTATAAGATATCAGCACAAAACAAATTTATGGGGGATTGACAAGTGAAGATAGTTAGTCAGGTTCAAGAAGAAGAAGTAATTGCAGAATTCTTATTTGCAGAGATTAATTCAGATCGATTTAAGGAAGGAATATTAAATGCACTTGGAGACCATGATTTGGATTTAATTATTAAACCCAATTTGAATAACCAAGCCGAAAACCAGATTAGACGAAATATTCTGGGGCAGACAAGGGGATTCAGTCGCAATACGGATTTGTTTGAGAATTTTCCGACAGAAGTTAAATGGTATAAAGCTTTCTTTGATAGGCAAGATTTAAACGAAGTAATGTACATCAACTATAGTTATTGGAATCAATTATCCAGTAATACTAGACTTCCTTTGCAGGCATCGAAGAATATCATGAATCAAATTGAAGTCTTTGGAATTAGTAACCAAGGATTTCTAACATCAACTTAGCGCTCAAGAACGGTAAAGTATTTCCAAAATTAATATTTGTGTCTATAAATGAGAACTCAAGAGTAGTCGTATTAGAAGGCCATGCCCGGTTAACGGCATATTATTTAGATAACGATAATATACCTGATGAACTTGAAGTAATTATCGGGTTCTCTGATAAGTTTAGCGTATGGGACTTATATTAACGTTATAAGAAATAATTTAAAAGGAGAGTCAAGATGATGACAACAATATATCGATCCAATACGTTAATACCTACACTTGTTACCCTAAGCAAAGATTTTGCTGAGAAAGCTGGATTTTCTAAATCTTGCACTGATGATTTTGGAAGACTTTTATATACTCTAGCGGGACAGGAAAAGAAGAATATACTTGAGATTGGAACAGGATTCGGAGTAAGTACAGCTTGGATAATTTCTGCAGTGTCAAAGAATGCCAAATTAGTTACTATAGACATCGACCAGAGTCAAGTGAAAATTGCTAGAGAGATATTGGGTAGGGAGAATGTCGAGTTTTTATGCGGTGACTGGAAGGATGCATTGAAAAGGGGACCCTTCGATCTGATATTTGCAGATGTCAAAGATGCCAAACAGGATAATGCAGAATTATTATTTGAAAGCATGTCAATAGGAGGCTTGTTAATACTTGATGACCTGACTCCAGAAGAATATTAGCCGGATGATTGGAAGGGGAAGCCAGATAAGATAAGGAATTATTGGTTGAATCATCCTAAACTTGCTGCATCGGAATTATTTTTGAACCCTAGAGAAGCTGTGGTTATTGCGTCAAAACTAAGTGTCTAAGGATTTTGACAGTGTATTCATTGATGGCAGTAACTTCTTATAACAACGGATTCGCGCAACGCTCCACCGAGCTGACCCTTGGTTCGCTCGAGGCGGACAACCCGCGAGGCTAAGTTCGTTGGCTCTTTGACGTCGTGGATGCTTGAACGTTGATAAGAAATCATAGCATTTTGGGCAGTTTAGTTTAAATATTGGAGGAGAGGTAGATGAAATGTACACATACAAATCGTTTGAAACTATAGGAGCCTTTACTTTGCTAAGACCTATTTTTATCTCTATTTTGGTTGTATCCTTACTTTTATTTTTCATAATTATATTTCCTAAATTAAAAAATAAAATGGTTAACGGTTTCACTGTCCTTAGTTTGTCAGCTATGTCGATTTTTGTTTCTGGTCAACTTTTATATAACAGTGGAATCATCGTTGACGAGATTGGATTAAGTGGAGACCCTGTATCGTTTTATATTTTTTTAGCAATTACAGGTATTGGGATAATCAATCTTATTCTCTATTTTTCTACTCAAGGAAAACCAAAAAAATAACCTAATTAACGGGGGAAATGTTTTAGTCTTTCGAAGAAAGGCACTGACATCCTATAACAAAATACTCACGCATCTGGGCACTCGCCTCTCGGTCCTAACCGAAGATCGATGTATTTACCGGACACATTCGCAATCCTAACCGCATCGCGTAGATGAAATCACCGGAAAGAGCATTGTAAGACCGATAAGTACAACTTAAGTTTCAGTAAGTCAAACAAGAAACAGCATTACTTAAATTATCTTGTTTGCATGGGTCTAGATCCAAATATTAACCTTTACCCTTTACTCTTTTTCTTTATTCTTGTGCCCAGTATGATGAAAGCGGCATAGATTAAGATGGCAATAGAATCGATTAACGTATTCGCAAGTGTCGAAGCATCATAAAATGCCGTTACACCGAGAATGACCATCAAACGAATGAGTAGAAGTGACGCCAAAATTAACGCAGCAAACCTGATCTTCGATTTTTCGCTTTGGAATGACAGGATAATGAATACTATGCCGAAAGCCAGATTTTCAGCGGTGATAATGTGCCAGATATACGTAAATGTTATGCGTGCATTCAAGGCTAAGTCATTAACCAAGAGCGGCGGCAGTACAACGGATTGCCCGTTCCATGCGTGCGTAACAGCAAAAAGTATGGCAAGAACGCCAGCAATCAAACAATAATAATTCTTAATTTTGATGTCCATCACAATCCTCCTTAGTTATTTCAGGTTCCTTCTTGTGAAGATCCCGGTAAATCTCCCGAACGAACAGTGCCAGCTGTTGGTCATTTTCATGGTTAAAGTCCCTTAGTGTTTTAACTGCTTCGTCGAGTAACTGACTGACCTTTTCAAGATGTGCGATTTTCTTAAGTGTTTCTGCCTTTTTGGTTTCAAGGAATTCAGCGACCTCCTCGCAATAAGCAGGATCTATACTCTGCATTCGGTGGAACTGAAACTTCTCCTTGATTTCTTCTAGAGAAAAGTCCGCATACTGCATGATTTGAATATTCATCAAATTGACGATATCGTCCCTCGAATACTTGCGATAAGAATTATGTCCCCGAGACGGTGATACGACTCCAATACGGTCATAATACCGCAGCGTATCCTTCGGAATTCCAAGCATTCGTGAAACCTCTTGTATAGAATATTGTTTTTCCATATCTTCAGATTAGCATTGGAGTAAACTCCAATGTCAATCGTTTTTTTATTGTCTTTCGCATACGGTATTCATGCAATCCATGGGAACTATTCTGCCCGTTACCTTTAATGAAAAAAATAATAAAGCTGTTTAACAAA from Paenibacillus ihbetae includes:
- a CDS encoding lysozyme inhibitor LprI family protein, producing the protein MLLLFFITIVFSSCQNISQSTTVNSETKSIKNSELPSDVVSTGNETESKEISEGRSDPANNELLSMSIGNYELTGEFYDEMLRNPIDHDYEVEFNEFQNSKEITTLGWGALESKYAETWEKELNQIYKKLLSKLDKEPRKALIESQKEWLQYHLRETKFVEKTFINNGNLGSQGSVSLGKVIRERIRERTMQLFEYRYLLDGEVEFLYQSGKWSWNLDKGF
- a CDS encoding O-methyltransferase; protein product: MMTTIYRSNTLIPTLVTLSKDFAEKAGFSKSCTDDFGRLLYTLAGQEKKNILEIGTGFGVSTAWIISAVSKNAKLVTIDIDQSQVKIAREILGRENVEFLCGDWKDALKRGPFDLIFADVKDAKQDNAELLFESMSIGGLLILDDLTPEEY
- a CDS encoding MerR family transcriptional regulator gives rise to the protein MEKQYSIQEVSRMLGIPKDTLRYYDRIGVVSPSRGHNSYRKYSRDDIVNLMNIQIMQYADFSLEEIKEKFQFHRMQSIDPAYCEEVAEFLETKKAETLKKIAHLEKVSQLLDEAVKTLRDFNHENDQQLALFVREIYRDLHKKEPEITKEDCDGHQN